The following DNA comes from Cedecea neteri.
TCTTTAGGACCAACCTGCATTTTCAGTTTTTCATCAACGCCGCCGTTGATAGCGTACAGCATGGTTTTCGCCAGGTTTGCACGAGCACCGAAGAACTGCATTTGCTTACCAACGATCATCGGGCTTACGCAGCATGCGATAGCGTAGTCATCGTTGTTGAAGTCAGGACGCATCAAATCGTCATTCTCGTACTGCAGAGAAGAGGTATCGATGGAGACTTTAGCTGCGTATTTTTTGAAGTTCAGTGGCAGTTTTTCAGACCACAGAATGGTGATGTTTGGCTCCGGAGACGGCCCCATGGTGTACAGGGTGTTCAGGAAGCGGAAGCTGTTTTTGGTCACCAGAGTACGGCCATCAACGCCCATACCGCCGATAGATTCGGTTGCCCAGATTGGGTCGCCGGAGAACAGCTCATCATATTCAGGGGTACGCAGGAAACGAACCATACGCAGTTTCATGACCAGGTGGTCAATCATTTCCTGAGCGTCTTGCTCGTTGATTTTGCCTGCTTTGATGTCGCGCTCGATGTAAGCATCCAGGAAGGTGGATACGCGACCGAAGGACATTGCAGCGCCGTTCTGAGATTTAACTGCAGCCAGGTAGCCGAAGTAAGTCCACTGAATAGCTTCCTGAGCGTTGGTCGCAGGACCGGAGATGTCGTAGCCATATTTAGCAGCCATCTCTTTGATCTGACCCAGCGCGCGGTGCTGTTCAGAGATTTCTTCACGCAGACGGATAGTCGCTTCCAGATCTTCACCGTTTTCCAGTTTGGTTTGCAGTGAGTTGAACTGAGCGAACTTGTCTTTCATCAGATAGTCGATACCGTACAGCGCAACGCGACGGTAGTCACCGATGATACGGCCACGGCCATAGGCATCTGGCAGACCGGTAATAACGCCGGATTTACGGCAGTTCAGGATGTCTTTGGTGTAAACGTCAAACACGCCCTGGTTGTGGGTTTTACGGTATTCGGTGAAGATCTTTTTCAGCATCGGGTCAAGTTCACGACCGTATACTTTGCAAGAGCCTTCGACCATTTTGATGCCGCCGAAAGGAATGATGGCGCGTTTCAGAGGAGCATCGGTCTGCAGACCCACGATGGTTTCGAGGGACTTGTTGATGTAGCCCGCATCGTGAGCGGTGATGGTAGACGCGAGGTCGGTATCAAAGTCAACTGGCGCGTGAGTGCTGTTTTCCAGTTTGATGCCTTCCATCACGCTGTCCCACAGTTTGGTAGTTGCGTCGGTAGCACCTGCCAGGAAGGACTCGTCACCCTCGTACGGGGTGTAGTTTTTCTGAATGAAGTCACGGACGTTAACTTCATTCTGCCAGTCGCCTTTAGCAAAACCTTCCCAGGCTGTGGCTAACTTTTCATTTTGCTCGGACATGTAACACCTACCTTCTAATGTGGAGTTCTTAAACCTGCGTACTGACTTAGCTTAGTGCTTGTCGCCACCGCGCAGATAAATTACCCAGTATGTCAACCCAACCAGTAAACCTCCGCCGATGATGTTTCCGATGGTGACTGGAATCAGGTTATCGGTGATGAAGTTCAACACGGTCAGATGCGAGAAACTTTCCGGAGAAGACCCTACTGCGGTCCAGAATTCCGGGCTGGCAAAGTCACGAACCACGATAGCCATCGGGATCATGAACATATTTGCGATGCTGTGCTCAAAGCCGCTGGCAACAAACATGGCAACCGGAAGGATCATAGCAAACATTTTGTCCATCAGGCTGCGGCCGGAGTAGCTCATCCAGACGGCGAGACACACCATCAGATTTGCCAGGATGCCAAGGCAGACGGCCTCAACAAATGTGTGATGCATTTTATGGTCGGCAGTTTGCAGGACATTCAGCCCCCATGCGCCGTTGGCGGTCATATACATGCCAGACAGCCAGATCAGCAGCACAAAGAGTAGAGCACCGACCAGGTTACCGATGTAGACGTTAGCCCAGTTACGCAGTAGCTGGCCCCAGGTGATACGGCCGCTGGCTTTGGCAACGACAATCAGCACGGTGGAGGTAAAGAGGTCTGCACCGCAGATAACGCAAAGAATTAAACCTAATGAGAAGCATGTGCCGCCA
Coding sequences within:
- the focA gene encoding formate transporter FocA, producing MKADNPFDLVLPPAMAKIAEDAGVYKATKQPLTTFYLAITAGVFISIAFVFYITATTGTSTIPFGIAKLIGGTCFSLGLILCVICGADLFTSTVLIVVAKASGRITWGQLLRNWANVYIGNLVGALLFVLLIWLSGMYMTANGAWGLNVLQTADHKMHHTFVEAVCLGILANLMVCLAVWMSYSGRSLMDKMFAMILPVAMFVASGFEHSIANMFMIPMAIVVRDFASPEFWTAVGSSPESFSHLTVLNFITDNLIPVTIGNIIGGGLLVGLTYWVIYLRGGDKH
- the pflB gene encoding formate C-acetyltransferase; amino-acid sequence: MSEQNEKLATAWEGFAKGDWQNEVNVRDFIQKNYTPYEGDESFLAGATDATTKLWDSVMEGIKLENSTHAPVDFDTDLASTITAHDAGYINKSLETIVGLQTDAPLKRAIIPFGGIKMVEGSCKVYGRELDPMLKKIFTEYRKTHNQGVFDVYTKDILNCRKSGVITGLPDAYGRGRIIGDYRRVALYGIDYLMKDKFAQFNSLQTKLENGEDLEATIRLREEISEQHRALGQIKEMAAKYGYDISGPATNAQEAIQWTYFGYLAAVKSQNGAAMSFGRVSTFLDAYIERDIKAGKINEQDAQEMIDHLVMKLRMVRFLRTPEYDELFSGDPIWATESIGGMGVDGRTLVTKNSFRFLNTLYTMGPSPEPNITILWSEKLPLNFKKYAAKVSIDTSSLQYENDDLMRPDFNNDDYAIACCVSPMIVGKQMQFFGARANLAKTMLYAINGGVDEKLKMQVGPKEAPITADVLDYDNVLDRLDHFMDWLAKQYVTALNIIHYMHDKYSYEASLMALHDRDVVRTMACGIAGLSVAADSLSAIKYAKVKPIRDEDGLAIDFEIEGEYPQFGNNDPRVDDIAVDLVERFMKKIQKLTTYRGAIATQSVLTITSNVVYGKKTGNTPDGRRAGTPFGPGANPMHGRDQKGAVASLTSVAKLPFAYAKDGISYTFSIVPNALGKDDDVRKTNLAGLMDGYFHHEANIEGGQHLNVNVMNREMLLDAMENPEKYPQLTIRVSGYAVRFNSLTKEQQQDVITRTFTQSI